The sequence below is a genomic window from Rhodothermales bacterium.
GCCGTCCACAGGTCGGCCATCTTGACCGCCTCGTCGAGGTAGGTCACCGGCGCGCGCACCTGCGAGATGGACGCCTGAAAATGGGTGTCGCACGGAGGGCGGAGCGAGAAGATTTCCAGATCGAGGCCGGCGCGCTCGTGCGCCAGGATCTCGTTGACGATAAACGTTTCGGAGTAGCGCGGGTAGCGCTTCACGACATAGCCGATGCGGGGGCTGTTGGATTCAAACATGGAGCACCTCGGTCGAAATCAGCGGGTTGGAATGGGAAGGAGTCAGGAGGTCGGTCACGAGCCGGGGCAGGCGATCCAGACCGTTCATGTCGAGGACATCATGGACGACCGGCACGGGCAGCGCTTCGCTGCTGAACCAGGCGCTGATGGTGTCGGGCATGGCCGTAAGCGGGTCCAGTACGTCGAGCAGACCACGCCGGCCGAAGGCCTCGGCGCGGATCATCTGCTCGCGGCGCGGTTCGATGCGGGGCAGCACGAGCGGACGTTTGCCCATCGAGATGAGCTCCATGATCGTGTTGTAGCCGCCCATCGAGACGATGCGCTCGGCGCGCTGGTACAGCAGGGTCGGTTCGGCGTGGAAGCGTTCGATGCGTACATGCGGACGGTCCTGGCAGATCGCCTCCAGGCGATCCATGGCCGGCTTCGGCATGTGCGGCCCGGTGATGATGAGACCGGTGACGCCTTCGGGGAACGTGGCCTGCGCAAAGAGTTCTGCCAGACGGAATCCATCCTGGCCGCCACCCACGGCGCAAAGATAGAAGGGTCCGTCTGGCAGTTTCGGGTCGTTTTCGGGCCGGCGATCGCCATCGGCCGCCCAACGAACTTTCGGATCCAGATAGCCGGTATACATCAGGCGATCGACCATCTCGGAAGGAAAACCGTAGATCTCGTCGGCGGGATAGACGTAGGCATCGCCATACACCCACACGGCGTCGTAATAGGCCCGGACGGCGCGGAAGTTGTCTTCTTTCTCCCACTCGCGCGCCACCACCTCCGGCTCGTCGAGCACGTCGCGAAGACCGAGCACGATGCGCGTATGCGTCTTGCTTTTCAGATAGGCCAGCGCCTCTTCCAGCTCGCCCATCGTCCCGCGCGGCACCTTGTCGACGATCAGCACGTCCGGCCGGAACGACTGGAGCGCCGTGCGCAGCGTGCTCGAGCGGAAGGAGACCAGGTCCTCGAGGTCGAGATTAAATCCGCGAGGCTTGTAGGCGCCGCCTTCAACCTTGTGGAAGGCGGGAAGCGCCAGCGTATCCACGCCGGCCGGGAGGTGAAAGGCCGTCGCTTCGCGGGCGCCGGTCAGCATCAGGATATCGACTCCCGGGAACGCAGCCACCAGTGTCTGGGCGATCAGCAAATTGCGCCGCATGTGACCCAGACCGCAGGTGTCGTGGGAGTAGAGCGCGATCCGCTTCGGGGCGTGTCGTAGCGTGTCAAACGTCAAGGGATTGGCCTCCAGAAAAGAACCGGTTGGGCAGCGCTCGCCCATGCAGGCAGACAGGTTGAAAAGCGGTTGCATGTTGGGTGGCTGCGAGCAGCTGCTGGTTGTTAACAAATCGTTAAGCGCTCTTTCCCAAAGGGTATACCAATTCGTTGGAACGCGGATGGACGGAGGTAAAAGCAGGCATCACGCGCTGAGCAGAATCAGTTTTAGATCATATTTTTTAACGACTTACATGGAATTTCCCCATTACAATTTTTTTTGTTTAAACACGCATTATTCCGTCTGACCGCCGGCGTTGTGCAAATCCTGAACAGCTGTCACGAACGGAGCACCGCGGGTGGTGACGGCTAAAAACACGTCATCCCGGAGCCCGATCGGGACCCAGAGGGTGCTGGGATCCAGATCAGGTCCGGGATGACGAGGGCCCGCTTCAGCGCCGGCGTGTTACGATCAGTTGCGCCGGCGAATCGAGCGGCGGATGGCGTCGTCGATGTCGTTGCTGTCCGACTCGTTCAAGGGGTTCAGTTCCTGGCCGTTTTCATCCACGAACCAGCCGTCGACATCGACCGTCAGCGCCACATCGAGCGTGGTGTCCGGGTTGGCGATGACGAGGTTCGGGCTGAAGTCGATCCGTTGCTGGGCGGTCTTCCTGGATTTGTAGGTAAACGGCTGGCCATCGTAGGTGCCGCTGACAACCACGGAAAACCGCTCGTTTCCGCTCGTGCCTTCCTTAAAATCGGGGTCGCTGACGGTCTCGTTGTCTTCCGGCTTGTGGATCTGAAAAGAAACATGCTCATAGACGCCGGCCGGGATCGACCCGACGGAAACGACGACCGGCTGATCGTCGAGATCGAGGTTCACGACCACGCTGCCGGCGCGGAAGTCGAGCGAATCGGCTTCGTCGCTCTGAAACTTGATCTGGCTGACGAGCAGCTTCGCTTCGTTGATGACGACGGCCGCGCGCTTCGCCGCCGGCGCGCTGTATTCGGCCTGCATGGTGAGGCGCACATCGGCGCCATCGGGGTCGCTGTTGCTGTCGCAGCCGGCGATCGTGAGCGCGACAAGGGCTATGGGTAGGATAAATCGCTTCATGGTAGGATGGGGTAAAGTGATGACGGATTGTACACACCCCTCCTTTCGTCAAACGGTATGCCAGCATCATCGGCCTGCGCTGCCGGCCGGCCGCCCCCATCTGCAGACCAGGCCAGCGAAACGGAACCCGGAGCCCGCGCCGGGTGGTAGGCTCAATCCGCGCTCTGGTGTGCGAGGGTGCCCAGGTAGGCATGCATGGCTGCCAACTCCCCATCCGTAAGCGGCTTGAACTCGGGCCAGGGCATCCAATTGGGATCGAGCTGCCGGCCGTCGGGCGTGACGCCCGTGCGGAGCGTGCGGATGAACAGCTCTTTCGGCCATGCGCCGGCGGCAGCCAGATTGGGCGCATTGGGGCCGGCCGGGTCGGGATGCGGGCCACCGCTCAGAGAGGGGCCGTGGCATTCCACGCAACTCAACGAGGTGAGAAATTCGCCGTACGGTGCCGTCGTATCGGGCGGAATGTAGGCCGAAGGCGGCGCGTCATGATCGATTTTCACTACAGCAGGCACGACAACCCCCGCACCCACCAGCACGCGGCCCAGCGGGCGCAGGGTTTCCCGGGGGAGTGTGTTTGTAACGGCCGGCCGGCTTTTGATATAAGCGATCAATGCGGCGAAATCCAGATCCGACAGGTTCCTGAAACGATCTGCCCCCATTATGAGGAGTGTGCGCCCACCTTTCCCGACGCCATGCCGGATGGCGCGGTCCCAGTCTTCATCGGTGTACTGCGCGCCCACACCACCGGGTGTGAGGTTGGACGCTACAAAACGCCCCGGAGGCCCGTCATACATGACGCCACCTGCCAGGTCGTCGCCATGGCAACCGGCACACCCGTAGAGTGAGTGCACGAAATGGTCCGCCCGAGCGAGCGCGGCGGAGTCTGGCTGGATGGTCACCGCACGGCCGGCTACGTCCC
It includes:
- a CDS encoding c-type cytochrome is translated as MKTLLKWTGRVLGGIVVLLLVAYMVLYFRSESIMGRTWDVAGRAVTIQPDSAALARADHFVHSLYGCAGCHGDDLAGGVMYDGPPGRFVASNLTPGGVGAQYTDEDWDRAIRHGVGKGGRTLLIMGADRFRNLSDLDFAALIAYIKSRPAVTNTLPRETLRPLGRVLVGAGVVVPAVVKIDHDAPPSAYIPPDTTAPYGEFLTSLSCVECHGPSLSGGPHPDPAGPNAPNLAAAGAWPKELFIRTLRTGVTPDGRQLDPNWMPWPEFKPLTDGELAAMHAYLGTLAHQSAD